Part of the Terrisporobacter glycolicus ATCC 14880 = DSM 1288 genome is shown below.
GTTATAACTCATTTTAGGATTTCCCCCTTAATACGCCTAAACAGAGCTTTTACTCTGTTGCTTAGCTTATAAAGATGATGGTACTGAGTGAACGCATTCTCCATGAACATCATGTAATGCTTCCATAATACCTTCTGATAAGCTTGGATGTGCATGTATTACTTTTCCTACATCCTTAGCTTTTAAACCTAAACCTACTGCTAGAGATAATTCAGTTAATAAGTCTGTACAGTGAGGTCCTACTAAAGTTGCCCCTATTATTACATCGTCTTTATCAACTAATATTTTGATAAATCCTTGTATTTTTCCTATAGCTTTAGCTTTACCTAAACCTCTAAAATCAAATTTACCAACATGATATTCTATGCCTTCAGCTTTTAATTCATCTTCAGTTTTTCCTACACCTGCTACTTCAGGCTCTGTATATACACAACTTGGGATAGATTTATAGTTAACTGTTTCGCCATTTCCTTTTACTGCATTTTCTGCAGCTACCATACCTTCAGCAGATGCAACGTGTGCAAGCATTGCTCCTGGTATAATATCACCTATAGCATAAACACCTTCAAGATTTGTTTCCATATATTCATTTACTTCAATGAATCCTCTGTCAGTCATTTTAACACCAGCTTCAGCTACACCAGAGTTAGCTAAGTTTGGTTTTCTTCCTGTACAAAGCAATACTACTTCTGCTTCTAAAGATTTGCCGTTATTTAAGTTAAGTTTAACTATGTCATCACTAACTTCAAAACTGTCAGTTGCAACGTTACACATAACTTTTATTTTGTCTTTCTTGAATTGTCTTGCAAGAGCTTTAGCACCATCAGAATCCATTCTTCCTAATATTTGTGGAAGAACCTCTACTATAGTAACTTTTGTTCCTAGTGAAGAATAGAACTGACCTATTTCAGATCCTATAACTCCACCACCTATTATAACCATAGATTTTGGTAGTTTTTCTAAACTTAATACCTCATCAGAAGTTATAACATTTTTACCATTATATGGCATGAATGGGAATACTGTAGGTATAGAACCGTTAGCTAATATTATTTTATCAGCTTTAACTTTTTCTACACTTCCATCATCCTTAGTAACTTCTATAGTATTTTTATCAATTAGTTTTCCAAATCCATCTATCTTTTTTACTCCTCTTTTATCGAAAAGGAATTGGATTCCTGCAACTAATTCATCAGTTATTTTTTGTTTTCTAGCTACTATAGCTTGAAAATCAGGTTTAACTTCTCCTTCAACATTTATTCCAAAAGATTTTGCTTCTTGAACTGTTCTTAATACATCACTAGAAGCTAATAATGCTTTAGTAGGTATACATCCTACGTTTAAGCAAGTTCCTCCTAGTCTATTTTTTTCTATTACTGTTACTTCAGCACCAAGCATAGCTGCTTTTAAAGCTGCTACATATCCTCCTGGGCCACCACCAACTACTGCAACTTTCATGTTCAATCCCCCATTTAACCTAAAACAAAATTTTTATAACCCTGCTTCATCTAATATTTTTGGAACATTTTCTTCTGCACCAATTGCCATTATATGTACACCATCACATAGGTTTTCTTCTTTAAGTTGTCTAATGAATTCACCGGCCATCTTAATACCTTCTTGTACATAATTGCCTTTACCAGCTGCCTTTAATCTTTCTATTTGATCATCTGGAACAAATATCCCAGGAACATTTGCTGTCATAAACCTAGCCATTCCAGGTGATTTTAACGGAACTATACCAGCCATGATTTTACAATCCATATCCTTAGTAAGTTCTCTAAATTTTCTCATGTGTTCTATATCATAAACTGCTTGAGTTTGGAAAAATTTAGCTCCAGCATTTATTTTCTTCTGCATTTTTAATAATTGTACTTCTATTGGAGTATATTCAGGTGTAACACAAGCTCCTAAATAGAAGTCTGTTTTACCTTGTAATTCAAGTCCCACACTATCTGTACCTGCATTTAAAGTAGAAGCTGTTTTTAATATACTTACAGAATCTAAATCAAATACTGGTTTAGCCTGTGGATGGTCACCTACACTTGTATGGTCACCTGTTAAAGCTAATAAGTTGTTTATACCGAATACACCAGCAGAAAGCATTTCACCCTCTATTGCGATTCTATTTCTATCTCTACCAGTCATTTGTATTACTGGCTCTAATCCTATATCCTTTAATAATTTACATGTAGCTAGAGAAGTTGCTCTCATTACAGCAGATTGGAAATCTGTTACGTTTGCAGCATGAACTCTTCCTACACATAATTTAGCACATTCTATTAAGTGAGAAAGGTCTGTACCTTTTGGTGGTGCCATTTCTGCAGTTACAGCGAATTCTCCTCTTTCAAATGCTTCTTGTAACTTACTCATGAAAATAATCCCCCTTTATTTACCTAACTTTTAAGCTTCAGCTTCAGCTTTTCTATTTGCGTTGTGTCTTCTTGGATTTAATTGTTTAGAATAATCTTTTGGAGCTCTTACTTCTAATAAATTGTCTAGTTGATTTAAATCTCTAAGTCTTTCATAGATTTTTACCCATGCACAATCATTGTCTGGATCAACTTCACATTTACCATTTTTAGCTCCACCACACGCACCATTTATTAAGCCTTTGGCACACATAGTAACTGGACAAATTCCTCCAGTCCAACCAAGTTCACATTCTCCACATGCTTTACATGCTTCTTCAAATTGACCAACTCTCTCAACTTCACCTATAAATAAAGTATTATTAGCTGGGTAAACAGGAATATTTTGTTTTTTAGTATTTTTTACAATAGTTTGAGTTCCATCTCCACATGCTAACGATAATATTGCATCAGCATCTTTTAACTCATTTTTTAATAATTTGAATTCTTTTTTACCTAGTAACAAGTTACAAGCCGTATCTGGAAGAAGATATCCTAATACTTCTTTTCCTTCAGCTTCTAATAAAGCTTTCATTTCTTGTATTTCAGGTTCACCACCAGTTTTACTAGCAGCTGCACATTGGTTACATCCTACTAATATAACCTTTTTAGCGTCTTTTAAAAATCCTAGTATTTCAGCCATTGGTTTTCTATCAGATATTACCATAGATATTTTCCCCCCAAAGTTTTCTATTTCAAATACATTTGTGTCTAATTACTTGTTGTTTTGTTGTTTACATGCTTTTATCACATGTTTAGCAAGTATAGAAGTTGTTACTGAGCCAACACCTGCTGGAACTGGAGTTACCATTGATGCTTTTTCCACAACATCATCAGTATCAACATCTCCGCAAATTCCTCCACCTTCAGGTTTAGCATTTATACCAACATCTATTACAACTGCACCTTCTTTAACATAATCAGATTTAACCATTCTCGCTCTACCAACACCTGCAACTAATACATCTGCATTAGCACAAACCTTTGGCAAATCTTTAGTTTTTGAATGGCAAATTGTAACTGTAGCGTTTTCACCTAGTAGTAACATCGATACTGGTTTACCAACTACCATTGATCTCCCTAGTACAACCACATTAGCCCCTTTTAGTGGTACATTATAATGTTTTAATATTTCAACCACTGCTGTTGGAGTACATGGAGGGAATCCAGTTTTGTCTCCTTCCATAAGTTTTGCAGTATTCATTGGACTAAAGCAATCAACGTCTTTTTCTGGTGCTATAACATTTTTTATTACTTCTTCATCTATACCTTCTGGTAATGGTCTAAAAGTTAATATTCCATGTACTGAAGTATCCTTATTTAACTTTTCTAATGTTTCTATATATTTTTCTTGAGTTGTTCCATCTGGTAACTCAGTAACCTCTGCTGTAATTCCTATTGTTTCACATTTTTTAAGAGCACCCTTTTCATATGAAAGGTCGTTAGGCTTAGCACCAACTCTTAAAATAGCTAATTTAGGTTGTATACCATCTTTAACTAAAGCTTCACATTCACCTTTTAATACTCCGCTAAGTGCATCTCCAACTGGTTTACCTTTAATTATTTCTCCCACTCTACTTTTCCTCCCACATTTTTAAAGATTATTTTCCGTATTGTCATTAATTAAATTATATATTTATCTTATTATCTTCGCTTTTATATAAATAATTTTGTATAAAAATATATTATAATTTTAAAGTTATAATATATTTTTATATTATTAGTTTAACTTCAAAATCCTTATCCTAAAGCAACTAATACTTTTTCATATACTTCATCACAAATTTTAACTCCATCTTGAACTAATTGATTACATTCTTTTTCTATTTTCCCTGCATATTCCCTGTCCTTCATTGAATTAACATTAATTATTACATTCAATTGGCCTGATAATATGGCAGCTCTTAAGCATTGAACTCCGCATCCAACATCGCTTATGGCAAGTTTAGAACCTTTATCAACAAGTTCTTCATGCAGTTTTATAGAATCGAAGCATAATCTTACTATATTCATAGGTACTTCACATGCAACTTTTAAACATTTTTCCATTGTTTCAGATTTATATTGCTTTTCTTCTTCAGTAGAAGTTGGAAGACCATATGCTTTTGATAATGGGTAAAATCCTTCTGCATCTTTATCTATCATAGATAAAAGCTCTTCTTCTAATTTTGCTGCTTTAGCTAGTATCTCTTGAATAGTTTCTTCATACTGAGCATACTTTTTCTTTCCAGTAGTTAAATTGCAAACCATACTTCCTAAAGCCATACCTATTGCTCCAGCAAGTGCAGCAGCTCCTCCGCCTCCTGGTACAGCAGATTTCGAAGCTAATACTTCAATAAAATCTACACAACTTTTTTGTGCTATTTTTTCCATAAAGATTTATGCCTCCTTAAATTATTCAAGGTTAATTGTAGGGTAGTGCACAAAATAGTATTGTGCACTACTTCTTTAGTGTTTATATATTTAAAGATTAATTTTTTAATTTTAAAGTTCTAGAATAATCCTGAAATTACTCCATTTTCATCAACATCTATTCTTTCAGCAGCTGGACGTTTTGGAAGTCCTGGCATCTTCATTATTTCTCCAGTAAGAGCAACAACGAATCCTGCTCCAGCAGAAACAGTTACTTGTCTAACTGTAATTTTAAATCCAGTAGGTCTGCCTAATACATTAAGATCATCAGTTAAAGAATATTGAGTTTTAGCCATGCATACTGGCATATTCCCAAATCCTAAACCTTCTAATCTAGTTAATTCTTTTTTAGCTTGAGGAGTAAAGTTAACTCCATCAGCACCATATATCTTAGTAGCTATTGCTTCTATTTTTTCTACTAATGTTAAATCATCTTCGTAGCAGAATTGGAAGTCATTTTCTTGTTCGCAAAGTCTTAATACTTCCTCTGCAAGTTCAACTCCACCTTCTCCACCTTTAGCCCATACTTGAGATAAAGCAACGTTAACGCCTAATTCTTTACATTTAGTTCTAACTAATTCAACTTCAGCTTGAGTATCAGTTGGGAATTCGTTTATAGCAACAACTGCTGGTAATTTATAAACTTGAGTTATATTTTCAACATGTTTTAATAAGTTTGGAAGACCAGCTTCTAGAGCTTCTAAGTTTTCATTATTTAATTGATCTTTTGGAACTCCACCATTATATTTAAGCGCTCTAACTGTAGCAACTATTATAACAGCACTTGGTTTTAAGTTAGCCATTCTACATTTTATATCTAAGAATTTTTCAGCTCCAAGGTCAGCACCGAATCCTCCCTCAGTAACAACGTAGTCTGCAAAGTGCATAGCCATTCTAGTAGCTATAACAGAGTTACATCCATGAGCTATATTAGCAAATGGTCCACCATGTACAAAAGCAGGCGTTCCCTCTAAAGTTTGAACTAAGTTTGGTTTCAAAGCATCTTTTAATAATGCAGCCATAGCTCCATTAGCTTTTAATTGTTCAGCAGTTACTGGTTGACCTTCAAAGTTATAACCAACAACTATTCTACCTAATCTAGCTTTTAAGTCCATAATATCACTTGCCAAACAGAAAGCTGCCATTACTTCTGAAGCAACTGTTATATCAAATCCGTCTTCTCTTGCAACACCATCAGCTCTAGATCCTAATCCATCAACTACGTTTCTTAATTGTCTATCATTCATGTCTACGCATCTTCTCCAAGTAATAGTTCTAGAATCAATTCCTAGTTCATTTCCTTGATGAATATGGTTATCTAATATTGCAGCTAATAAGTTGTTAGCTGCACCTATAGCATGGAAATCACCAGTAAAGTGTAAGTTTATGTCTTCCATTGGAACAACTTGAGCGTATCCACCACCTGCTGCCCCACCTTTAATACCAAATACTGGCCCTAAAGAAGGTTCTCTTAATGCAACAAGTACATTTTTTCCTAATTTGTTTAATCCATCAGCAACACCTATAGTAGTAGTTGTTTTTCCTTCCCCCGCTGGAGTAGGGTTTATAGCTGTAGTTAATATTAACTTAGCTTTTTTACCACCATTGTCTTGTTTTAATAGATTGTAATCTACTTTAGCTTTGTACTTGCCATATAACTCCAAGTCATCCTCTGTTAAACCTAATTTTTTACCTATTTCTCTAATATCTAGAGGTTTTGCCTCTTGAGCAATTTCAATATCTGATTTGAATCCCATAACTATTCCTCCCACAGTTTTTATAATAAGCAGTAAAAGTATTTTTTTATGTACTATTACTGTTTTAATCTCACTTTATTAATTTTTAACTGTTCTGATTTTTTATCTCAACTAGTCTATTTTTAATAGCTTTTATCTCATTTCTAGTTGCTTCACTTATATCGTAAGGAGATTGGTTTGCTCTATCTGAATCAATTACTTGTTGATTATAATGAATAAATCCTAAAGCTTCTCCATCTTCAAGATTACCCTTTATAAACTCAATATCTTGATTATCTCTCATTTTATTTCCAACTACATATACTTTTTTAACACCTATATCATTACCAAGTTTTTTAACTTTTCTATAGGTTTGTAAGCTTCTTTCACCAGGTTCAACTACCACTATAAATGCATCAACACCTTGAGCAGTACCTCTTCCTAAATGCTCAATTCCTGCCTCCATATCCATTACAACAACATCATTGTTTTGTAATATTAGATGTGAGCATAATCTTTTTAATAGGACATGCTCTGGACATACACATCCAGATCCTCCTGTATCAACAGTACCTAATGTTAACAGTCCTACTCCATTATGTTCTTTACAATACTTTTCTGGAATATCATCTACTTTTGGATTTAGTTTAAACATTTTATTAAAAGTACCTTGGCTAGTAGCAGTTCTTTCTGATACTAAGTTTTTCATTTCAGATATTGGTACAATTGATTCATAAACATCCTTTGGAAAACCTAATGCTAAAGCTAGATTGGCATCTGGATCTGCATCAACAGCTACAACTCTAAAACCTTCATCTGCAAACATTCTTGCTATCATTGAGGAGAAAGTTGTTTTACCTACTCCACCTTTTCCTGTTATTGCTATTTTCATATTCTCCCTCATCTCCCGTCCTTAGTGTATTGTCTTAAATTTAATAAAAAGCTAATTTTTATGTAAATATATATACAGTTAGTTTATTGTTAATTTAATATTAACAATAAACTAACTTTTATTAACTTAATTTTCTAGATTATTTATTATTCAGCAGTCACTTCTGCTAATCTTTTATTTAAAATTCTTTCTTGATATAAAGTTTCAAATGCTGGACGCTTAGATTCTATATCATCCATTATCATTTTAGCTAATTCTACTGGATCTTCGTTAACATAGAAGCAAGCTCCTACTTGATCTTTTAATCCTCCACATAATAATTCAACAGCTCTAGAAGAACCTGTAACTGGTGGCATAACACCTAAGAAAGTATCTATACCAGAAGATACAACATAAGTACCTATTGCTACAGCTTTTTCTGACATCCACTCTGGAGCACATCCAGCAACTGGTAAGTCAGATATATCCATATCACAAGCATTAGCTACTAATGAACAAACATTCAGTATACGAGAGTTATCAACACAAGATCCTAAATGTATTACAGGAGGTATATCAACTAATTCACAAACCGTTGCTAAACCTTTTCCTGCATATTTAGGAGCATTTTCTTTTAGCATTAAACCATTCTTACAAGCTGCAGAAGCTCCACATCCTGTAGTTACTACTAAGAAATCATTTTTAATTAATTCTTTTATTATAGTTAAATGGTTATAGTTAGATGGAGTTTTAGCATTGTTACATCCAACAACACCTACAACCCCTCTTATTACTCCAGATGCAAGAACATCTACTAATGGTTTTAATGTATCCATTTCATCTATTTGTGTATTAACAACATTATTTAATTGTCCTACTATAGCTTCTTCAGCATATCCAACCATACCTTCTGATTTTAAATCTGGAACTAAAACTTTAGATGCATCTCTATTTTTAAAGTTCATTATAGCTTCTCTTACTATTGTTTTAGCATCTTCCATAGCTGTATCTTCATGGAATTCCATATGTGTAGCACCAGTTATTCTAGCTTTTGGAGATGTAGTTATAAATTTAGTATGATAATGGCTAGATAATTCAGGTAAAGCTGGGAATATACACTGAACGTCAACTATCATAGCTTCAACAGCACCAGTTATTATAGCTAATTCTTGCTGATGGAAGTCACCAGCTATTTTAACACCATGTCTCATTGTTAATTCATTACCTGTACAACATATTCCAGATAATGTTATTCCATCAGCTCCAACTTCTTTAGCTAATTCTTGCATTTCTGGTAATTCAGAAGCTGCAACTATCATTTCTGATAATGTTGGCTCATGTCCATGTAATATTATGTTTACATTGTTTCCTGCTAATACATTTAAGTTAGCTTCAGTATGAACTGGCTTTGGAGTTCCAAATAATATATCGGAAATCATTGTACCTATCATAGATCCTGCCCAACCATCTGCCATTGAACATCTCATTGACATATGTATTAGGGAATCTAAGTCAGCTGTACATCCTATATGAGTTGAATGCATCACTGTAGCTATTTCTCTATCTATAGCCCTTGGCTCTATTCCTAATTTATTCCATAATTCTTGTCTTACTTTTGGAGCTCTTTTTAATAATTTTGATACACCAAATGGTTTACCAAATTCCATTAAACATACTTCAGCTACTTCATGAGCCAATTCATATATATCTTTACCTTCAGGATCAACATCCATAAATTTAGCGAACTCTATTAATTTTTGAGGTTCTTTAACTTGATAGTCTCCACCAGGGCAAGTCAATGCTAATGTATGAGTTATATCTCTAGCATGATCTGAATGGGCAGCAGTACCAGCAGCAACCATTCTAGCAAAGTTTCTACCAACTATAGTATGCTCGTCAGCTCCACAAAGCCCCCTTGGAGTTTTTGCACTTATTCTACATGGTCCCATACCACAGTTTCTACAACATACACCTTGAAGACCAAAACCACATTGAACTTTGTATCCTAACTTTCTTTTATACATAGTTTCAACGCCATCTTTTTCTGCCTTCTCTAACATTACCTTACTGTTTAAGTCTATTGTCATGTTTTGCATTTGCTCAAGAACGTTAATATCTTTTTTTTCCATATTCTTTTTCCCCTCTTTGTAATTTTTTAACCCTATTTTTTGAAACAACAAAAAGATGCCTTAAGTATATATTTCAATATATTTTAAAAAATATATGATAAACAAAATCATTAGGGAACTATCCTATTGATTTAAAAAAATTAATTTTTTCACAAGCATAGATATAATTTGTTATATTCACATAACATTAAACGCACAACTATCTACTGCTTTTATGCAATTTTAAAAAGATCGTTCCTTCTATATTAATTATTGGAAATTATTTTGTCGATGGAAATTTAGATTAGAATATAATATTAGATTTGTCACAATTTATTTTCCATTTTTTTCATTTAGTCGCTTTAATTAGATTATATATTAATTTACTTGAATTGTATACCGATTTGCATTTTAAAAATAGCATTTATAATCATTCTTTTTTTAATTTCCTTTATAGAATAATGATTTTTTTCTTTCATAAATATCATTTGTCTACAAAAAACCATAGTATGAGATAATTAACCTCTAACTATGGTTTTCATTGTAAAATTTATAATTTTTTAATTAACTCTGTAATTCTCTAGCTCTCTCATACAAGAAATTGTTATTTCATCTTCAGGATTCAATTCATAAGCTCTTTCTATATAATAAATGGCATCATCAATATCTCCTGTATTTAAATATGCCATTCCTAAATTACAAAGAATTTCAGGATCTTCTTTTATTTTTGCTGCTTGCTCTAATAGTTCAACAGCTCTATCCATATTTAATGATGAAGCTTCACACAAAGCAAGTTCAACTAAAGTATCTACTTGTTTAGGTCTTATCATTAATATTTTTTCAAAATAAAGCATGGCTTTATCTATTTCGCCCATATTTTTATAAGCTATACCAATTATAAATAATAAGTTCCACCAGTCATTGTATTCTTCTTCCAATGGTAATAATTTTTCAAGACCTTCTTCAAATTTTCCTTGGAATACTAAAGAATATCCTTCTTCATATTGAACTTTATAATCCATCTTCCCTAGGTTTTCTTGTATTTCTGCTATTATGTCTTCATCTAAACCTAGCGTCATTGCTTCTTCCCATATTACTTTAGATTTAATATATTGGCTTTGATTATAATAATGATATCCTAAGTGATAATATGCTAAGGCAAAGTTTTCATCCATTTTAATTATTTCTTCAAGTTTTTCTCCAGCCTCTAATAAAAATGCATTCATTGCATTTGCGTCACCGTCTTTTTGATAAGTCGTTGCAACCTCTTGACAAACAATAGCATAATTATAAAGACCTTCTATATCATTAGGATATAATGTAATTAATCCTTTGATATAAATTAATGCATCTGTATATTCGCCAAGTTCAAAGTATTTTCTAGACATATATCCAGCATAAGGCCTTACTTCAAAGTTTACTTTCTTCTCAAGGGCGCTTAAGAATTTTTTATACTCTGAATTATATTTAAACTCTGGATCAATGCCTATTATATATATCATTGCATCTGCTATAGACATTGAATTTAGTCCCTCTTGTG
Proteins encoded:
- the lpdA gene encoding dihydrolipoyl dehydrogenase, whose product is MKVAVVGGGPGGYVAALKAAMLGAEVTVIEKNRLGGTCLNVGCIPTKALLASSDVLRTVQEAKSFGINVEGEVKPDFQAIVARKQKITDELVAGIQFLFDKRGVKKIDGFGKLIDKNTIEVTKDDGSVEKVKADKIILANGSIPTVFPFMPYNGKNVITSDEVLSLEKLPKSMVIIGGGVIGSEIGQFYSSLGTKVTIVEVLPQILGRMDSDGAKALARQFKKDKIKVMCNVATDSFEVSDDIVKLNLNNGKSLEAEVVLLCTGRKPNLANSGVAEAGVKMTDRGFIEVNEYMETNLEGVYAIGDIIPGAMLAHVASAEGMVAAENAVKGNGETVNYKSIPSCVYTEPEVAGVGKTEDELKAEGIEYHVGKFDFRGLGKAKAIGKIQGFIKILVDKDDVIIGATLVGPHCTDLLTELSLAVGLGLKAKDVGKVIHAHPSLSEGIMEALHDVHGECVHSVPSSL
- a CDS encoding methylenetetrahydrofolate reductase; amino-acid sequence: MSKLQEAFERGEFAVTAEMAPPKGTDLSHLIECAKLCVGRVHAANVTDFQSAVMRATSLATCKLLKDIGLEPVIQMTGRDRNRIAIEGEMLSAGVFGINNLLALTGDHTSVGDHPQAKPVFDLDSVSILKTASTLNAGTDSVGLELQGKTDFYLGACVTPEYTPIEVQLLKMQKKINAGAKFFQTQAVYDIEHMRKFRELTKDMDCKIMAGIVPLKSPGMARFMTANVPGIFVPDDQIERLKAAGKGNYVQEGIKMAGEFIRQLKEENLCDGVHIMAIGAEENVPKILDEAGL
- a CDS encoding methylenetetrahydrofolate reductase C-terminal domain-containing protein, whose product is MVISDRKPMAEILGFLKDAKKVILVGCNQCAAASKTGGEPEIQEMKALLEAEGKEVLGYLLPDTACNLLLGKKEFKLLKNELKDADAILSLACGDGTQTIVKNTKKQNIPVYPANNTLFIGEVERVGQFEEACKACGECELGWTGGICPVTMCAKGLINGACGGAKNGKCEVDPDNDCAWVKIYERLRDLNQLDNLLEVRAPKDYSKQLNPRRHNANRKAEAEA
- a CDS encoding bifunctional 5,10-methylenetetrahydrofolate dehydrogenase/5,10-methenyltetrahydrofolate cyclohydrolase, producing MGEIIKGKPVGDALSGVLKGECEALVKDGIQPKLAILRVGAKPNDLSYEKGALKKCETIGITAEVTELPDGTTQEKYIETLEKLNKDTSVHGILTFRPLPEGIDEEVIKNVIAPEKDVDCFSPMNTAKLMEGDKTGFPPCTPTAVVEILKHYNVPLKGANVVVLGRSMVVGKPVSMLLLGENATVTICHSKTKDLPKVCANADVLVAGVGRARMVKSDYVKEGAVVIDVGINAKPEGGGICGDVDTDDVVEKASMVTPVPAGVGSVTTSILAKHVIKACKQQNNK
- a CDS encoding cyclodeaminase/cyclohydrolase family protein, coding for MEKIAQKSCVDFIEVLASKSAVPGGGGAAALAGAIGMALGSMVCNLTTGKKKYAQYEETIQEILAKAAKLEEELLSMIDKDAEGFYPLSKAYGLPTSTEEEKQYKSETMEKCLKVACEVPMNIVRLCFDSIKLHEELVDKGSKLAISDVGCGVQCLRAAILSGQLNVIINVNSMKDREYAGKIEKECNQLVQDGVKICDEVYEKVLVALG
- a CDS encoding formate--tetrahydrofolate ligase, yielding MGFKSDIEIAQEAKPLDIREIGKKLGLTEDDLELYGKYKAKVDYNLLKQDNGGKKAKLILTTAINPTPAGEGKTTTTIGVADGLNKLGKNVLVALREPSLGPVFGIKGGAAGGGYAQVVPMEDINLHFTGDFHAIGAANNLLAAILDNHIHQGNELGIDSRTITWRRCVDMNDRQLRNVVDGLGSRADGVAREDGFDITVASEVMAAFCLASDIMDLKARLGRIVVGYNFEGQPVTAEQLKANGAMAALLKDALKPNLVQTLEGTPAFVHGGPFANIAHGCNSVIATRMAMHFADYVVTEGGFGADLGAEKFLDIKCRMANLKPSAVIIVATVRALKYNGGVPKDQLNNENLEALEAGLPNLLKHVENITQVYKLPAVVAINEFPTDTQAEVELVRTKCKELGVNVALSQVWAKGGEGGVELAEEVLRLCEQENDFQFCYEDDLTLVEKIEAIATKIYGADGVNFTPQAKKELTRLEGLGFGNMPVCMAKTQYSLTDDLNVLGRPTGFKITVRQVTVSAGAGFVVALTGEIMKMPGLPKRPAAERIDVDENGVISGLF
- a CDS encoding AAA family ATPase, translated to MKIAITGKGGVGKTTFSSMIARMFADEGFRVVAVDADPDANLALALGFPKDVYESIVPISEMKNLVSERTATSQGTFNKMFKLNPKVDDIPEKYCKEHNGVGLLTLGTVDTGGSGCVCPEHVLLKRLCSHLILQNNDVVVMDMEAGIEHLGRGTAQGVDAFIVVVEPGERSLQTYRKVKKLGNDIGVKKVYVVGNKMRDNQDIEFIKGNLEDGEALGFIHYNQQVIDSDRANQSPYDISEATRNEIKAIKNRLVEIKNQNS
- the cooS gene encoding anaerobic carbon-monoxide dehydrogenase catalytic subunit, giving the protein MEKKDINVLEQMQNMTIDLNSKVMLEKAEKDGVETMYKRKLGYKVQCGFGLQGVCCRNCGMGPCRISAKTPRGLCGADEHTIVGRNFARMVAAGTAAHSDHARDITHTLALTCPGGDYQVKEPQKLIEFAKFMDVDPEGKDIYELAHEVAEVCLMEFGKPFGVSKLLKRAPKVRQELWNKLGIEPRAIDREIATVMHSTHIGCTADLDSLIHMSMRCSMADGWAGSMIGTMISDILFGTPKPVHTEANLNVLAGNNVNIILHGHEPTLSEMIVAASELPEMQELAKEVGADGITLSGICCTGNELTMRHGVKIAGDFHQQELAIITGAVEAMIVDVQCIFPALPELSSHYHTKFITTSPKARITGATHMEFHEDTAMEDAKTIVREAIMNFKNRDASKVLVPDLKSEGMVGYAEEAIVGQLNNVVNTQIDEMDTLKPLVDVLASGVIRGVVGVVGCNNAKTPSNYNHLTIIKELIKNDFLVVTTGCGASAACKNGLMLKENAPKYAGKGLATVCELVDIPPVIHLGSCVDNSRILNVCSLVANACDMDISDLPVAGCAPEWMSEKAVAIGTYVVSSGIDTFLGVMPPVTGSSRAVELLCGGLKDQVGACFYVNEDPVELAKMIMDDIESKRPAFETLYQERILNKRLAEVTAE
- a CDS encoding tetratricopeptide repeat protein, producing MKFKIDKYLLRKTEELAFITVKKDGDFHLDGYEIPKEGLNVPIKNDVLVKGIKEKTAQEGLNSMSIADAMIYIIGIDPEFKYNSEYKKFLSALEKKVNFEVRPYAGYMSRKYFELGEYTDALIYIKGLITLYPNDIEGLYNYAIVCQEVATTYQKDGDANAMNAFLLEAGEKLEEIIKMDENFALAYYHLGYHYYNQSQYIKSKVIWEEAMTLGLDEDIIAEIQENLGKMDYKVQYEEGYSLVFQGKFEEGLEKLLPLEEEYNDWWNLLFIIGIAYKNMGEIDKAMLYFEKILMIRPKQVDTLVELALCEASSLNMDRAVELLEQAAKIKEDPEILCNLGMAYLNTGDIDDAIYYIERAYELNPEDEITISCMRELENYRVN